The Streptomyces sp. NBC_00440 genome contains a region encoding:
- a CDS encoding FAD binding domain-containing protein translates to MTTHAPQAAQSVTLPTSLDEAVAALTAMPAAVPVAGGTDLMAAVNSGLLRPTGLVGLGRISEIRGWHYQDGHALLGAGLTHARMGRPDFAALIPALAAAARAAGPPQIRNAGTLGGNIVTAAPTGDALPVLAALEATLVIAGPGGSRRETPVSHLLAGRDMLQPAELVGFVRVPLLHAPQVFLKATGRTGPGRATASVAVVLDPARRGVRCAVGAVAPMPLRPMEAEQWIASLIDWDGERGLAQEALTAFGEYVAAACIPDAAPPPEGGEAQPLPPAVLHLRRTVAALARRALGRALS, encoded by the coding sequence TTGACCACGCACGCACCGCAGGCGGCGCAGTCCGTGACGCTGCCGACGTCGCTCGACGAGGCTGTGGCGGCACTGACGGCCATGCCTGCCGCCGTCCCCGTCGCGGGTGGCACCGATCTGATGGCGGCCGTGAACTCGGGGCTGCTGCGGCCCACGGGACTTGTCGGACTCGGCAGGATCAGCGAGATCCGCGGCTGGCACTACCAGGACGGCCACGCACTGCTCGGCGCCGGCCTCACGCACGCCCGGATGGGACGGCCCGACTTCGCCGCGCTCATCCCCGCGCTGGCCGCCGCCGCGCGCGCCGCGGGGCCGCCGCAGATCCGTAACGCGGGCACGCTCGGCGGCAACATCGTCACCGCGGCACCGACCGGCGACGCGCTGCCCGTGCTGGCCGCGCTGGAGGCCACGCTCGTCATCGCGGGGCCGGGCGGCTCACGCCGCGAGACCCCGGTCTCGCATCTGCTCGCGGGCCGGGACATGCTCCAGCCCGCCGAACTCGTGGGCTTCGTACGGGTACCGCTGCTGCACGCGCCCCAGGTCTTCCTCAAGGCCACCGGGCGTACCGGCCCCGGCCGCGCCACCGCTTCGGTCGCGGTGGTCCTCGACCCGGCCAGGCGCGGCGTGCGCTGCGCGGTGGGAGCCGTCGCCCCGATGCCGCTGCGGCCGATGGAGGCCGAGCAGTGGATCGCCTCGCTCATCGACTGGGACGGAGAACGCGGGCTGGCGCAGGAGGCGCTCACCGCCTTCGGCGAGTACGTCGCCGCCGCCTGCATCCCCGACGCGGCACCGCCCCCCGAAGGGGGAGAGGCGCAGCCGCTGCCCCCGGCCGTACTGCACTTGCGGCGGACCGTAGCCGCACTGGCCCGGCGAGCACTGGGGAGGGCACTGTCGTGA